A stretch of the Corynebacterium maris DSM 45190 genome encodes the following:
- a CDS encoding magnesium transporter MgtE N-terminal domain-containing protein produces the protein MSETARVYAGRLSGLQVRGPDFEVIGRVRDVVVTVRPLPTPSRALGLVVELGNSRRIFVPMLRIAAIEPGDVTLATGSVSLRTFQPRAGEATVMGDLVSAKIYTDDPELPELHGKAVEIADVELARTRTRDWVISRVAVFPQRAKFRRARALHIVPWASVHGLDTGDAGASASLMESLAAIEDMRPADVARYLNRLPDPRRRELAGELDDERLADVMAELPDDDQAQLLEALDIERAADVLEEMDPDDAADILHDLDHAKAEVLLELMDPVESAPVRRLMTFKEGTVGAIMTPEPLVLTPQTTIAEALALARDPGLPTSLASLIFVARPPTATPTGQYLGCVHLQKLLREPPSTLIGGVLDPDLPSLRVDDDQETAARYFATYNLVCGPVVDGDGHLLGAVAVDDLLDHLLPEDWRETGIRPHERETHRG, from the coding sequence ATGAGTGAAACCGCCCGCGTCTACGCCGGACGCCTGTCGGGGCTGCAGGTCCGCGGCCCGGACTTCGAAGTCATCGGCCGCGTCCGCGACGTGGTCGTCACCGTCCGTCCCCTGCCGACGCCGTCCCGGGCGCTCGGACTCGTCGTGGAACTGGGCAACAGCCGCCGCATCTTCGTGCCCATGCTGCGCATCGCCGCCATCGAACCCGGCGACGTCACGCTCGCGACCGGTTCAGTCTCCCTGCGCACCTTCCAGCCCCGCGCCGGCGAAGCGACCGTCATGGGCGATCTCGTCAGCGCCAAGATCTACACCGACGACCCCGAGCTGCCGGAGCTGCACGGCAAGGCCGTCGAGATCGCCGACGTCGAACTGGCCCGCACCCGCACCCGCGACTGGGTCATCAGCCGGGTGGCGGTGTTCCCGCAGCGGGCGAAGTTCCGCCGCGCCCGCGCCCTGCACATCGTGCCGTGGGCCAGCGTCCACGGGCTGGACACGGGCGACGCCGGCGCGTCGGCCTCCTTGATGGAGTCGTTGGCCGCCATCGAGGACATGCGCCCCGCGGACGTCGCCCGCTACCTCAACCGGTTGCCCGACCCGCGGCGCCGGGAACTGGCCGGCGAGCTCGACGACGAACGCCTCGCCGACGTCATGGCGGAGCTGCCCGACGACGACCAGGCGCAGCTGCTCGAGGCCTTGGACATCGAACGCGCCGCCGACGTCCTCGAAGAGATGGACCCGGACGACGCCGCCGACATCCTGCATGACTTGGACCACGCCAAGGCGGAAGTCCTGCTGGAGCTGATGGACCCGGTGGAATCCGCCCCGGTGCGCCGCCTGATGACGTTCAAGGAAGGCACCGTCGGCGCCATCATGACCCCCGAACCACTCGTGCTGACCCCGCAGACGACGATCGCGGAAGCGCTCGCGCTGGCCCGGGACCCGGGTCTGCCGACGTCGCTGGCGTCCCTGATTTTCGTGGCCCGCCCGCCCACGGCCACCCCCACCGGCCAGTATCTGGGCTGCGTACACCTGCAGAAGCTGCTGCGCGAGCCGCCCTCCACGCTGATCGGCGGGGTGCTCGACCCCGACCTCCCCTCGCTGCGGGTGGACGACGACCAGGAGACCGCGGCCCGCTATTTCGCCACCTATAACCTGGTGTGCGGCCCCGTCGTCGACGGCGACGGCCACCTGTTGGGCGCCGTCGCCGTCGACGACCTGCTCGACCACCTGCTGCCCGAGGACTGGCGGGAAACCGGCATCCGACCGCATGAGAGGGAGACCCACCGTGGCTGA
- a CDS encoding multifunctional oxoglutarate decarboxylase/oxoglutarate dehydrogenase thiamine pyrophosphate-binding subunit/dihydrolipoyllysine-residue succinyltransferase subunit: MSSASTFGQNEWLVDEMFHQFQQDPNSVDKEWRDLFEKGGAPTTASRSGSQDKSQGTLRTESATADKARASGANKEAGRAGAAEKKQAEKAAQRESAEPKKPAKKAPTSPMDRAKDAPEAGSAQLKGMFRAIAKNMDESLEVPTATTVRDMPVKLMFENRSLLNDHLKRVGGGKVSFTHIIGYALVRAVMAHPDMNVSYELDDKNKPSVVTPEHVNLGLAIDLPQKDGSRALVVAAIKECEKMSFDEFVDGYDDIVKRSQTGDLKLDDYQGVTISLTNPGGIGTRHSIPRLTKGQGAIIGVGAMDYPAEFAGSSEDRLAELGIGKLVTLTSTYDHRVIQGAESGEFLRTISQLLVDDKFWDHIFESKNVPFQPMRWSQDLPNTGIDKNTRVMQLIDAYRSRGHLIADTNPIGWQQPGLAIPDHRDLDMRSHGLTLWDLDRTFNVGGFAGRETMTLRDVLTTLREAYTLQVGTEYSHILDRDEREWLQDRLEAGMPKMTTAEQKYTLQKLNSAEAFENFLQTKYVGQKRFSLEGAESLIPLMDAAIDTAAGQGLDEVVIGMPHRGRLNVLFNVVGKPLAQIFTEFEGQMTGGQVGGSGDVKYHLGSEGRYLQMFGDGEIDVSLTANPSHLEAVDPVMVGLARAKQDLLDKGNEEDGYTVMPLMLHGDASFAGLGVVQETINLSQLRGYTVGGTVHIVVNNQVGFTTTPDSGRSTYYATDLAKGFDSPVFHVNGDDPEAVVWVARLATEYRRRFGKDVFIDLICYRRRGHNEADDPSMTQPQMYDLIDDRPTVRAQYTEELTGRHDLSEEEVEAAARDFADQMESVFQEVKEAENAGPEEQTGITSSQELSTGLDTSVTQETLDLLGEAYGTPPEGFNYHKRVKPVAKKRSQSVTDGGIDWGWGELLAFGSLAAEGKLVRLAGEDSRRGTFTQRHAVALDPETGEEYNPLHEAAQETGNGGRFLVYNSALTEFAGMGFEYGYSVGNLDAVVAWEAQFGDFVNGAQTIVDEYVSSGEAKWGQLSKVILLLPHGYEGQGPDHSSARPERFLQMAAEGSMTVAQPTTPANHFHLLRRHALGTMARPLVVFTPKSMLRNKDATSQPSDFTDVKKFQSVINDPRLVDRDGKKVGDVDAVKTVMLVSGKIYYELEKERAKREREDVAIVRVEMLHPIPFNRLRDAFESYPNLENVRFVQDEPANQGAWPFYNEHLHELLPEMPRMTRVSRRAQSSTATGIAKVHQLEQKQLMDEAFDF; this comes from the coding sequence GTGAGCAGCGCTAGTACTTTCGGCCAGAACGAATGGCTGGTAGACGAAATGTTCCACCAGTTCCAGCAGGACCCCAATTCCGTGGACAAGGAATGGCGGGACCTGTTTGAAAAGGGCGGGGCCCCCACCACCGCGTCCCGCTCCGGATCCCAGGACAAGTCCCAGGGCACCCTGCGCACCGAGTCGGCCACCGCCGACAAGGCGCGGGCCTCGGGCGCCAACAAGGAGGCCGGACGGGCCGGCGCCGCTGAGAAGAAGCAGGCCGAGAAGGCCGCTCAGCGCGAGTCCGCCGAGCCGAAGAAGCCGGCGAAGAAGGCCCCGACCTCGCCGATGGACCGCGCCAAGGACGCCCCGGAGGCCGGCTCTGCCCAGCTCAAGGGCATGTTCCGCGCGATCGCCAAGAACATGGATGAGTCGCTCGAGGTGCCCACGGCCACCACCGTGCGCGACATGCCGGTCAAGCTGATGTTTGAAAACCGGTCCCTGCTCAACGACCACCTCAAGCGGGTCGGCGGCGGCAAGGTCTCCTTCACCCACATCATCGGCTACGCGCTGGTCCGTGCGGTCATGGCCCATCCGGACATGAACGTCTCCTACGAGCTGGACGACAAGAACAAGCCGTCCGTCGTCACCCCGGAGCACGTCAACCTGGGCCTGGCCATCGACCTGCCCCAGAAGGACGGCTCCCGCGCCCTGGTGGTCGCCGCCATCAAGGAATGCGAGAAGATGTCCTTCGACGAGTTCGTCGACGGCTACGACGACATCGTCAAGCGCTCCCAGACCGGCGACCTGAAGCTGGACGATTACCAGGGCGTGACCATCTCCCTGACCAACCCGGGCGGAATCGGCACCCGCCACTCCATCCCGCGCCTGACCAAGGGCCAAGGCGCCATCATCGGCGTCGGCGCCATGGACTACCCGGCCGAATTCGCCGGCTCCTCCGAGGACCGCCTCGCCGAGCTGGGCATCGGCAAGCTCGTCACCTTGACCTCGACCTACGATCACCGCGTGATCCAGGGCGCCGAGTCGGGCGAGTTCCTGCGCACCATCTCCCAGCTGCTGGTCGACGACAAGTTCTGGGACCACATCTTCGAGTCCAAGAACGTCCCGTTCCAGCCGATGCGCTGGTCCCAGGACCTGCCGAACACCGGCATCGACAAGAACACCCGCGTCATGCAGCTCATCGACGCGTACCGCTCCCGCGGCCACCTGATCGCCGACACCAACCCGATCGGTTGGCAGCAGCCCGGACTGGCGATCCCGGACCACCGCGACCTGGACATGCGCTCCCACGGCCTGACGCTGTGGGACCTGGACCGCACCTTCAACGTCGGCGGTTTCGCCGGCCGCGAGACCATGACGCTGCGCGACGTGCTCACCACCCTGCGCGAGGCCTACACCCTGCAGGTCGGCACCGAGTACAGCCACATCCTGGACCGCGACGAGCGCGAATGGCTGCAGGACCGCCTCGAGGCGGGCATGCCGAAGATGACCACCGCGGAACAGAAGTACACCCTGCAGAAGCTCAACTCCGCCGAGGCCTTCGAGAACTTCCTGCAGACCAAGTACGTCGGCCAGAAGCGCTTCTCGCTGGAAGGCGCCGAGTCGCTCATCCCGCTGATGGACGCCGCCATCGACACCGCCGCCGGCCAGGGCCTCGACGAGGTCGTCATCGGCATGCCGCACCGCGGCCGCCTGAACGTCCTGTTCAACGTCGTGGGCAAGCCGCTGGCCCAGATCTTCACCGAGTTCGAGGGCCAGATGACCGGCGGCCAGGTCGGTGGCTCCGGCGACGTCAAGTACCACCTGGGCTCCGAAGGCCGCTACCTGCAGATGTTCGGCGACGGCGAAATCGACGTCTCCCTGACCGCCAACCCCTCGCACCTCGAGGCCGTCGACCCGGTCATGGTCGGCCTGGCGCGCGCCAAGCAGGACCTGCTGGACAAGGGCAACGAGGAGGACGGCTACACCGTCATGCCGCTGATGCTGCACGGCGACGCCTCCTTCGCCGGCCTGGGCGTGGTCCAGGAGACCATCAACCTGTCCCAGCTGCGCGGCTACACCGTCGGCGGCACCGTCCACATCGTGGTCAACAACCAGGTCGGCTTCACCACCACCCCGGACTCCGGCCGCTCGACCTACTACGCCACCGACCTGGCCAAGGGCTTCGACTCCCCGGTCTTCCACGTCAACGGCGACGACCCCGAGGCCGTCGTCTGGGTGGCCCGCCTGGCCACCGAGTACCGCCGCCGCTTCGGCAAGGACGTCTTCATCGACCTGATCTGCTACCGCCGCCGCGGCCACAACGAGGCCGACGACCCGTCGATGACCCAGCCGCAGATGTACGACCTCATCGACGACCGCCCGACGGTCCGTGCCCAGTACACCGAGGAGCTCACCGGCCGGCACGACCTGAGCGAGGAAGAAGTCGAGGCAGCCGCCCGAGACTTCGCCGACCAGATGGAGTCCGTCTTCCAGGAAGTCAAGGAAGCCGAGAACGCCGGTCCGGAAGAGCAGACCGGCATCACCTCCTCCCAGGAGCTGTCCACCGGCCTGGACACCTCCGTCACCCAGGAGACCCTCGACCTGCTCGGCGAGGCCTACGGCACCCCGCCGGAGGGCTTCAACTACCACAAGCGCGTCAAGCCGGTGGCCAAGAAGCGCTCCCAGTCCGTCACCGACGGCGGCATCGACTGGGGTTGGGGCGAACTGCTCGCCTTCGGTTCTCTCGCCGCCGAAGGCAAGCTCGTCCGCCTCGCGGGCGAGGACTCCCGCCGCGGCACCTTCACCCAGCGCCACGCCGTCGCCCTCGACCCGGAGACCGGCGAAGAATACAACCCGCTGCACGAGGCCGCGCAGGAGACCGGCAACGGCGGCAGGTTCCTGGTGTACAACTCGGCGCTGACCGAGTTCGCCGGCATGGGCTTCGAGTACGGCTACTCCGTGGGCAACCTCGACGCCGTCGTCGCCTGGGAGGCCCAGTTCGGTGACTTCGTCAACGGCGCCCAGACCATCGTCGACGAGTACGTCTCCTCCGGCGAGGCCAAGTGGGGTCAGCTGTCCAAGGTCATCCTGCTGCTGCCGCACGGCTACGAGGGCCAGGGCCCGGACCACTCCTCCGCCCGCCCCGAGCGCTTCCTGCAGATGGCGGCCGAAGGCTCCATGACCGTCGCCCAGCCGACCACCCCGGCCAACCACTTCCACCTGCTGCGCCGCCACGCGTTGGGCACCATGGCCCGCCCGCTGGTCGTCTTCACCCCGAAGTCGATGCTGCGCAACAAGGACGCCACCTCACAGCCGAGCGACTTCACCGACGTGAAGAAGTTCCAGTCCGTGATCAACGACCCGCGCCTGGTCGACCGCGACGGCAAGAAGGTCGGCGACGTCGACGCCGTCAAGACCGTCATGCTGGTCAGCGGCAAGATCTACTACGAACTGGAAAAGGAGCGCGCCAAGCGCGAGCGCGAGGACGTCGCCATCGTCCGCGTCGAGATGCTGCACCCGATCCCGTTCAACCGCCTGCGCGACGCCTTCGAGTCCTACCCGAACCTCGAAAACGTCCGCTTCGTCCAGGATGAGCCGGCCAACCAGGGCGCCTGGCCGTTCTACAACGAGCACCTGCACGAGCTGCTGCCGGAGATGCCGCGCATGACGCGCGTCTCCCGCCGCGCGCAGTCCTCGACCGCAACCGGCATCGCCAAGGTCCACCAGCTGGAGCAGAAGCAGCTGATGGACGAGGCCTTCGACTTCTAG
- a CDS encoding type 2 periplasmic-binding domain-containing protein → MNRRRRPRHPYGPRTGMAALLAAALAVTGCTAAEPGAAPRAEDARPTVISVTDGDVDLAILGEVYARVLTSGGYDVQLEIHSAQDPVSSADRLLAGEADFIVGCTGELLADFNPAGAEEIIDQWPELEEEGVGGFVVYDELIASLPSRLSATDPSSATSCDDAAEEQGLTQQVVPIFGATLFDREQREALTGITRLITTADLEDMEEAAEETGSVVEAVDEWVLDNEARSGGAFEDDREDVSYLYTP, encoded by the coding sequence ATGAACCGCCGCCGACGCCCGCGCCACCCCTACGGTCCCCGGACCGGAATGGCGGCGCTGCTCGCCGCGGCGCTGGCCGTCACCGGATGCACCGCGGCGGAACCCGGCGCGGCGCCCCGGGCGGAAGACGCGCGCCCGACGGTGATTTCCGTCACGGACGGCGACGTCGACCTGGCCATCCTCGGCGAGGTCTACGCCCGGGTGCTGACCAGCGGCGGTTACGACGTGCAGTTGGAGATCCACTCCGCACAGGATCCGGTGTCCAGCGCGGATCGGCTGCTGGCGGGGGAGGCCGACTTCATCGTCGGGTGCACGGGGGAGTTGCTCGCGGACTTCAACCCGGCCGGGGCGGAGGAGATCATCGACCAGTGGCCGGAGCTCGAGGAGGAGGGCGTCGGCGGTTTCGTCGTCTACGACGAGCTGATCGCCTCCCTTCCCTCCCGGCTGTCCGCCACCGACCCGTCGTCCGCCACCAGTTGCGACGACGCCGCCGAGGAGCAGGGGTTGACCCAGCAGGTGGTGCCGATTTTCGGTGCGACGTTGTTCGACCGCGAGCAGCGCGAGGCGCTGACCGGCATCACCCGGTTGATCACCACCGCGGACCTCGAGGACATGGAGGAGGCGGCGGAGGAGACCGGTTCGGTGGTGGAGGCGGTGGATGAGTGGGTGCTGGACAACGAGGCACGCTCCGGCGGCGCCTTCGAAGACGACCGGGAAGACGTGAGCTACCTGTACACGCCGTAG
- a CDS encoding general stress protein codes for MTNPQPARSNQPRQRPTGWPVGSFTTYAEAQAAVDRLSDEKFPVEKLSIVGVDLVEVEKVTGRLTWGKVIGGGAASGAWMGIFFGLLFGILGGPLLGALLWGIVIGAIFGIIFAAVPYGVSGGDRDFTSHTQIVAGRYDVLCAPDHATRARDMIAQMGVALRHSPQEDPAPRPEEGDDGQGR; via the coding sequence ATGACCAACCCGCAGCCCGCCCGCTCCAACCAACCACGCCAACGCCCCACCGGCTGGCCGGTCGGCAGCTTCACCACTTACGCCGAGGCACAGGCCGCCGTGGACCGGCTCTCCGACGAGAAGTTCCCGGTGGAGAAGTTGTCCATCGTCGGCGTGGACCTCGTCGAGGTGGAAAAAGTCACCGGCCGGCTGACCTGGGGCAAGGTGATTGGCGGCGGCGCGGCCTCCGGCGCGTGGATGGGCATCTTCTTCGGACTGCTCTTCGGCATCCTGGGCGGGCCCCTGCTGGGCGCCCTGCTGTGGGGCATCGTCATCGGCGCGATCTTCGGCATCATCTTCGCCGCCGTGCCTTACGGCGTGAGCGGCGGTGACCGCGACTTCACCTCCCACACCCAGATCGTCGCCGGCCGCTACGACGTTCTCTGCGCGCCGGATCACGCCACCCGGGCCCGCGACATGATCGCCCAGATGGGCGTCGCTTTGCGCCACTCGCCGCAGGAGGACCCCGCCCCGCGCCCGGAGGAAGGCGACGACGGCCAGGGGCGTTAG